From the bacterium genome, the window GGTCTGTTTCGCGGGCGCGTGGGCCGGGGCCGACGGCCCGTAGCGCTGCCGCAGCCGGCGCTCGACGCCCGGGGGGACGAGGTCGGCGACGGGCCCGCCGTAGCTGGCGATCTCCTTGACGAGGCTCGAGCTGAGGTAGATGTAGCGCAGGCTCGGGGCGAGGAAGATCGTCTCGACCTCCGGGCGCATCTTGCGGTTGGTGAGCGCGATCTGCAGCTCGTACTCGAAGTCCGACACCGCGCGCAGACCGCGCAGGATCGTGCGGCAGTCGTGCCGGGTCGCGAAGTCGATCAGCAGTTCGTCGAAGAGCAGGATCTCGACGCGCTCGACCTCCGCGAGCGCCTCGCGCGCCATCGCCAGGCGCTCGCGCGCGCTGAAGATCGGGCTCTTGCCCGGGTTGCGCGCGATGGCGACCACGAGGCGGTCGAAGCGGACGGCGCCGCGGCGGACGAGGTCGATGTGGCCGTTGGTGATCGGGTCGAAGGTCCCGGGGTAGATCGCCGCGTGCGTCATGCGCCGTCCTCCTCGCGTTCGAGGGTCGTGAGCACCGTGTCGCCGAAGCGCCGCTCGTCCGCCAGCCGCCACCCCGGGGCGGCCGGGAGCGCCGCGCCGCGCCGGTGCTGGACGTAGAGGCGGCACCGGGGCGGGATGATAGCACGCAGCCCGGGGGCGCGCACGCAGGCCGCGGCCGTCTCCGTGTCGTAGGGCGGGTCGAGGAAGGCGAGATCGAAGCGCTCGCCGCGGCGCGCCAGCTCGTCGGGAGCGAGCGCCGCATCACGGCGCAGCAGCGTGGCGCGCTCGAGCGCCCCGAGCGTCTCGAGGTTGCGGCGGATCACGGCGAGCGACGCGGGGTGGATCTCGACGAAGGTCGCGTGCGCCGCGCCGCGGCTGAGCGCCTCGATGCCGACGGCGCCGCTGCCGGCG encodes:
- the coaD gene encoding pantetheine-phosphate adenylyltransferase, with the translated sequence MTHAAIYPGTFDPITNGHIDLVRRGAVRFDRLVVAIARNPGKSPIFSARERLAMAREALAEVERVEILLFDELLIDFATRHDCRTILRGLRAVSDFEYELQIALTNRKMRPEVETIFLAPSLRYIYLSSSLVKEIASYGGPVADLVPPGVERRLRQRYGPSAPAHAPAKQTRKGAAP
- the rsmD gene encoding 16S rRNA (guanine(966)-N(2))-methyltransferase RsmD, producing MSLRITAGQWRGRALRTVPGRAVRPSPAMLREALFNIVGPAITGARFLDLAAGSGAVGIEALSRGAAHATFVEIHPASLAVIRRNLETLGALERATLLRRDAALAPDELARRGERFDLAFLDPPYDTETAAACVRAPGLRAIIPPRCRLYVQHRRGAALPAAPGWRLADERRFGDTVLTTLEREEDGA